One Desulfobulbus oligotrophicus DNA segment encodes these proteins:
- a CDS encoding DNA adenine methylase: MELFATDLERLAFLLEADAALTLDPDALGSEAAEQSAPEELPPEKRPKYITNYIGSKQKLVDWIWKHTPEGVGTVLDAFSGSAVVAYMYKTKGLQVIANDRLRYCHHAAKAIIENNSVRLSEDEIEALLADNAKAGSFVQDNFKGIFFAKGVHALIDTIRANCDKLSGFKKDIALFGLGKTCMSGKGGFGHFSSSTDYGRRQDTPDEFKDRLRKNLQRINALVFDNDKENKAYRQDINDLLPKAKADLAYFDPPYATEFSTTNYERAYHFVEGLMTYWEGLEIKADTKVKYYETDHKTVTKANASEFFQTFLGNAKHIQHWLISYRDHAYPNEQEMKRIIGSFGKQSRMKSKDHHYAITSKHGEASNAKERLFVCAPGAKASAEREEKPVPMAAAANFHTSIPVDIRLGEGERLTTEAMDVGSAGDPQFSFVLCRTGTNKNGDHFTAEELSGRHMTAVNKKVDLQHSQEFNDIVGGIVAADYLEDDNGGRVECVGELYVHDTPAARLAYKLMKRGIISQVSMECDYQEGECSVCHKRFQNKADYCTHLRKFKGRDFNGQPVFEILHGVTFTGLGLLDRKGADENARILQVASLQSQPDQSQPEGDSTMEDKTKPTDDPAVEAAKKKPAQQEGDPARVTDLEKENRQLKAQVAELQKRVQELEAEQKAAACRSRAKKLLTRLEKQGLSFASDEDREAELKRLAELSDEALAATEAAYERLPKSAKADKDKEEKPADSDQGGKPAAKASTETPLRSDAGVRPHDVDDRKVSLEDRLRDGFMAAYRNRVGEDSPEHSQINA; encoded by the coding sequence ATGGAACTGTTCGCCACAGACCTGGAAAGGCTGGCGTTTCTACTGGAGGCCGATGCGGCGCTGACTCTCGATCCCGATGCGCTCGGGTCCGAGGCCGCCGAACAGTCCGCTCCTGAAGAGCTCCCTCCCGAGAAGCGCCCCAAGTACATCACCAACTACATCGGCAGTAAGCAGAAGCTCGTCGACTGGATCTGGAAGCATACCCCGGAAGGCGTTGGCACGGTGCTGGATGCCTTTTCGGGGTCTGCGGTCGTGGCCTACATGTACAAGACCAAGGGCCTCCAGGTCATCGCCAACGACCGGCTCCGCTACTGCCACCATGCCGCCAAGGCGATCATCGAGAACAACTCGGTTCGCCTGAGCGAGGACGAGATCGAGGCGCTCCTGGCCGACAACGCCAAGGCGGGCAGCTTCGTTCAGGACAACTTCAAGGGCATCTTCTTCGCCAAGGGCGTCCATGCGCTGATCGACACCATCCGCGCCAACTGCGACAAGCTCTCCGGGTTCAAAAAAGACATCGCCCTGTTCGGCCTCGGCAAAACCTGCATGAGCGGCAAGGGTGGCTTCGGCCACTTCTCGTCGTCCACCGATTATGGCCGCCGCCAGGACACTCCCGACGAGTTCAAGGATCGTTTGCGCAAGAACCTGCAGCGCATCAACGCCCTGGTCTTCGACAACGACAAGGAGAACAAGGCATACCGGCAGGACATCAACGACCTGCTGCCGAAAGCCAAGGCGGATCTGGCCTATTTCGATCCGCCCTACGCCACCGAATTTTCGACCACCAATTATGAGCGGGCCTACCACTTCGTGGAGGGGCTCATGACCTATTGGGAAGGCCTCGAAATCAAGGCCGACACCAAGGTCAAGTACTACGAGACCGATCACAAGACCGTCACCAAGGCCAACGCCAGCGAGTTTTTCCAGACCTTTCTCGGCAACGCCAAGCACATCCAGCACTGGCTGATCTCCTACCGCGATCACGCCTATCCCAACGAGCAGGAGATGAAGCGGATCATCGGCTCCTTTGGCAAGCAGAGCCGGATGAAGTCCAAGGATCACCACTACGCCATCACTTCCAAGCACGGCGAGGCTTCCAACGCCAAGGAGCGTCTGTTCGTCTGCGCTCCCGGGGCCAAGGCCAGCGCCGAGCGGGAGGAGAAACCCGTTCCGATGGCCGCCGCCGCGAACTTCCACACCAGCATCCCCGTGGACATCCGGCTGGGCGAAGGCGAACGCCTCACGACCGAGGCCATGGATGTCGGCTCGGCGGGCGACCCCCAGTTCAGCTTCGTGCTCTGCCGCACCGGCACCAACAAGAACGGCGACCACTTCACCGCCGAGGAGTTGTCCGGTCGGCACATGACGGCCGTGAACAAGAAGGTCGATCTGCAGCATTCGCAGGAGTTCAACGACATCGTTGGTGGCATCGTCGCCGCCGACTACCTGGAGGACGACAACGGGGGCCGCGTGGAATGCGTCGGCGAGCTGTACGTCCACGACACCCCGGCCGCCCGGCTGGCCTACAAGCTGATGAAGCGCGGGATCATCTCCCAGGTCTCCATGGAGTGCGACTACCAGGAAGGCGAATGCTCGGTCTGCCACAAGCGCTTCCAGAACAAGGCCGACTACTGCACCCACCTGCGCAAATTCAAGGGCCGTGATTTCAACGGCCAACCCGTTTTCGAGATTCTGCACGGCGTCACTTTCACCGGACTGGGACTGCTCGACCGCAAAGGCGCGGACGAGAACGCCAGGATTCTGCAGGTGGCGTCCCTTCAGAGCCAGCCCGACCAATCCCAACCCGAAGGAGATTCCACGATGGAAGACAAAACCAAACCCACCGATGACCCGGCCGTCGAAGCGGCCAAGAAGAAACCCGCCCAGCAGGAAGGCGATCCTGCCCGCGTTACCGACCTGGAAAAGGAAAACCGGCAGCTCAAGGCCCAGGTCGCCGAGCTGCAGAAACGCGTCCAGGAACTGGAAGCCGAACAAAAGGCTGCCGCCTGCCGCTCCCGGGCGAAGAAGCTGCTCACCCGGCTGGAGAAGCAAGGGCTCTCCTTCGCTTCCGATGAGGACCGGGAAGCCGAGCTGAAACGCCTGGCCGAACTGTCCGACGAAGCCTTAGCCGCCACCGAGGCCGCTTACGAGCGCCTGCCCAAGTCGGCAAAAGCGGACAAGGACAAGGAAGAGAAACCCGCCGACAGCGACCAGGGCGGCAAGCCCGCCGCCAAGGCATCGACGGAAACCCCGCTGCGCAGCGACGCCGGTGTCAGGCCCCACGATGTGGACGACCGCAAGGTGTCGCTCGAAGACCGTCTGCGCGACGGATTCATGGCCGCTTACCGCAACCGTGTCGGCGAGGACTCTCCCGAACACTCGCAAATCAACGCATAA
- a CDS encoding HK97-fold major capsid protein, translating into MKTNQLKIHSQEYMETMARLMSEALESPEGMRALAAAIAAPIEQEIKRKEISSLLLTKHTLPKGERPVYQKKPTVKAHWISKDGDAQEQEVGKDEVEFPTNRIHSNPMVDVSVLKNGNIGTLMDIQTSAADAIRKEMDRRTISVLSSAIPAANTIEVTGDLLTEDALNEAISIIEDLELSVKYIVMRGRRFNDMRGWNLDPQTKLELRQKGVIKNYGTGGILLTASMPLDEIIIVPDEEVGKMPVRENLKTESIDQKTRFKTGWLVWSEIGQGITRSDIMAKVKLVP; encoded by the coding sequence ATGAAAACCAATCAGTTGAAGATCCATTCCCAGGAATACATGGAAACCATGGCGCGGCTCATGAGCGAGGCTCTCGAGTCGCCCGAAGGCATGCGGGCGCTTGCCGCCGCCATTGCCGCGCCCATCGAACAGGAGATCAAGCGCAAGGAGATCTCCTCGCTGCTGCTCACCAAGCACACGCTGCCCAAGGGCGAACGTCCGGTCTACCAGAAGAAACCGACCGTCAAGGCCCACTGGATCAGCAAGGACGGCGACGCCCAGGAGCAGGAGGTGGGCAAGGACGAGGTCGAGTTCCCCACCAACCGCATCCACTCCAACCCGATGGTGGACGTTTCCGTCCTCAAGAACGGCAACATCGGCACGCTGATGGACATCCAGACCAGCGCCGCCGACGCCATCCGTAAGGAGATGGACCGCCGCACCATCTCGGTGCTCTCCTCGGCCATCCCGGCGGCCAACACCATCGAGGTCACCGGCGATTTGCTCACCGAGGATGCACTGAACGAGGCCATCTCGATCATCGAGGACCTGGAGCTGTCGGTGAAGTACATCGTCATGCGCGGCCGCCGGTTCAACGACATGCGCGGCTGGAACCTCGATCCCCAGACCAAGCTCGAGCTGCGCCAGAAGGGTGTCATCAAGAACTACGGCACCGGCGGCATTCTGCTGACCGCCTCCATGCCACTGGACGAGATCATCATCGTCCCGGATGAAGAGGTCGGGAAGATGCCGGTGCGCGAAAACCTGAAGACGGAGTCCATCGACCAGAAGACCCGCTTCAAGACCGGCTGGCTGGTGTGGTCCGAGATCGGTCAGGGCATTACCCGCTCCGACATCATGGCCAAGGTCAAACTGGTTCCGTAA
- a CDS encoding phage virion morphogenesis protein, translating to MGVRRTGDWDKARAKLTTGMGPRLATALRQATIRNALFLVREIQRGIRSQAPGGQAFVKLAESTTLRKGSSKALIDTGFLVNAITQKIMADKAFVGLLRGTVNKDGEDMVNIGAVMEYGATINHPNGATIIIPARPFLHPVMEKYREQILQNYREAIRSAL from the coding sequence ATGGGCGTTAGGCGGACCGGTGACTGGGACAAGGCCCGCGCCAAGCTGACCACCGGCATGGGGCCACGCCTGGCCACGGCCCTGCGTCAGGCCACGATCCGCAACGCCCTTTTTCTGGTGCGCGAGATCCAGCGGGGGATTCGCTCCCAGGCCCCGGGCGGACAGGCCTTCGTAAAACTCGCCGAGAGCACTACCCTGCGCAAAGGCTCAAGCAAGGCGCTCATCGACACCGGCTTTCTCGTCAACGCCATCACCCAGAAGATCATGGCCGACAAGGCGTTCGTCGGCCTGCTGCGCGGCACCGTCAACAAGGACGGGGAAGACATGGTGAACATCGGTGCCGTCATGGAGTACGGGGCCACCATCAACCATCCGAACGGCGCGACCATCATCATCCCCGCAAGACCCTTTCTGCATCCGGTGATGGAGAAGTACCGCGAACAGATCCTCCAGAACTATCGCGAGGCGATCCGCTCCGCGCTTTGA
- a CDS encoding phage tail sheath C-terminal domain-containing protein → MPTYLSPGIYTRETDFSFYVKQISTSSAAMVGVAEKGPINKPVLVTSWEQFINRFGSYINESYLAYAARAFFDNGGSVLYVTRIAHLTDPTDRDTLTALKSSIVLQNREATPADALRIEAVNEGVWGDRLSVSIEDGSLDPANHFNLVVRHKGDVVEVFKDLSMDETLPNHVELAINDRSDFILVQDLASATGAPGDRPALGVFTLTGGDNGLTDLADADFIGDPSQHTGIYGFDEIDALNLLMVPGVTTVPVINAGIAYAEGRKDLLFIADTPMHLEPLEAVDFRKGQGMYSHAAFNSSYAALYYPWLEISDPVNSRKKLVPPCGAVAGCIARSDQKTNVWNAPAGIDRGRIFNTLSLAYKTSRGERDVLYPEGVNVIAVFPDTGINIWGQKTLQSQPSAVDRINVRRLMMYMEEAISESSRFVVFEPNHPQTWRALGRLINPFLQDIKDKGGLYDFAFQCDEETNTPAVIDRNEMVARVFVKPTKTAEFIELNFILTSTGADFKEII, encoded by the coding sequence ATGCCGACCTATCTATCGCCCGGGATTTACACCCGGGAAACGGACTTCAGTTTCTATGTAAAGCAGATCTCAACCTCGTCGGCCGCCATGGTCGGGGTGGCCGAGAAAGGTCCGATCAACAAGCCCGTGCTGGTGACGAGCTGGGAGCAGTTCATCAACCGTTTCGGCTCCTATATCAACGAGAGCTATCTGGCCTACGCCGCCCGGGCGTTTTTCGACAACGGCGGCTCGGTCCTCTATGTCACCCGCATCGCCCATCTCACCGATCCCACCGACCGGGACACCCTGACGGCGCTCAAATCTTCCATCGTGCTGCAGAACCGGGAGGCGACGCCCGCCGACGCCCTGCGGATCGAGGCCGTGAACGAAGGCGTCTGGGGGGACCGGCTCTCCGTCTCCATTGAGGATGGCTCGCTCGACCCGGCCAACCATTTCAACCTGGTGGTCCGGCATAAAGGCGATGTGGTCGAGGTGTTCAAGGATCTGAGCATGGACGAGACGCTGCCCAACCATGTGGAGCTGGCGATCAACGACCGTTCGGATTTCATCCTGGTCCAGGATCTGGCCTCCGCAACGGGAGCGCCCGGCGACCGTCCGGCATTGGGCGTGTTCACACTCACCGGCGGTGACAACGGGCTGACCGACCTGGCCGATGCCGATTTCATCGGCGATCCCTCGCAGCATACAGGCATCTATGGCTTTGACGAGATCGACGCCCTGAACCTGCTGATGGTTCCCGGCGTCACGACGGTGCCGGTGATCAACGCCGGAATCGCCTATGCCGAAGGGCGCAAGGATCTGCTGTTCATCGCCGACACGCCCATGCATCTGGAGCCGCTCGAAGCGGTCGACTTCCGCAAGGGACAAGGGATGTACAGCCACGCGGCCTTCAACTCCTCCTATGCGGCGCTCTACTACCCCTGGCTGGAGATCAGCGATCCGGTCAACTCGCGCAAGAAGCTGGTGCCGCCCTGCGGCGCGGTGGCGGGCTGCATCGCCCGCAGCGACCAGAAGACCAACGTCTGGAACGCGCCCGCCGGTATCGACCGGGGCCGCATCTTCAACACGCTCTCCCTGGCCTACAAGACCAGCCGTGGCGAGCGCGATGTGCTCTATCCGGAAGGGGTCAACGTCATCGCCGTGTTCCCCGACACCGGCATCAACATCTGGGGGCAGAAGACACTGCAGAGCCAGCCATCGGCCGTGGACCGCATCAACGTCCGCCGCCTGATGATGTACATGGAGGAAGCCATCTCGGAATCCTCCCGCTTCGTGGTGTTCGAACCGAACCATCCCCAGACCTGGCGTGCCCTCGGCCGCCTGATCAATCCCTTCCTTCAGGACATCAAGGACAAGGGTGGCCTCTACGACTTCGCCTTCCAGTGCGACGAGGAGACCAACACCCCGGCGGTCATCGACCGCAACGAAATGGTGGCCCGCGTGTTCGTCAAGCCGACCAAGACGGCGGAGTTCATCGAGCTGAACTTCATCCTGACCAGCACCGGCGCGGACTTCAAAGAAATCATCTAA
- a CDS encoding phage tail protein translates to MPKSLYQNWQFAIEVNGFDVALFHKGQEPKTEFEEVAFAPAGSMFDQKVAGRVKFEDITLEKGALQDGSDEAAREWIKKQVDVNAVTGGLPADYMRDIDVVRYDRTGNETRRWTLHGAWVKALEYDELEGGNTENTIEKLTICFQYWT, encoded by the coding sequence ATGCCCAAAAGCCTTTATCAGAACTGGCAGTTCGCCATCGAGGTAAACGGCTTCGACGTGGCCCTGTTCCACAAGGGACAGGAGCCCAAAACCGAATTCGAGGAAGTGGCCTTCGCCCCGGCCGGTTCGATGTTCGACCAGAAGGTGGCTGGGCGGGTCAAGTTCGAGGACATCACCCTCGAGAAAGGCGCACTGCAGGACGGCTCCGACGAGGCTGCCCGCGAATGGATCAAGAAACAGGTGGACGTGAACGCCGTCACCGGCGGTCTTCCGGCCGACTACATGCGCGACATCGATGTTGTCCGCTACGACCGCACCGGCAACGAGACCCGCCGCTGGACCCTGCACGGGGCCTGGGTGAAGGCGCTCGAATACGACGAGCTCGAGGGCGGCAACACCGAGAACACCATTGAGAAGCTCACCATCTGCTTCCAATACTGGACCTAA
- a CDS encoding T4 family baseplate hub assembly chaperone gives MYSFELPSGTELELREMTGTEEELLTNQRLIRSGEAINQVLRNCFVRLGEKTDPDLSEVMNLLSGDRLFALVRLRQISLGDEVELELSCPNSACRMTNFVTVNLEDLKVTPYGEEREFAFKLPGSKKTVRFGYLDGHKEKRLASLREPNISSAMLIRILDIDGKAPSKKSLAEMSMRDRNALRQEMSRVDAGIDTSVETECDGCGTKIRTRLEAEPAFLFPGVRL, from the coding sequence ATGTACAGCTTTGAACTGCCAAGCGGCACTGAACTCGAGCTCCGGGAAATGACCGGGACCGAGGAAGAACTGCTCACCAACCAGCGCCTGATCCGCTCCGGAGAGGCGATCAACCAGGTACTCCGCAACTGTTTCGTCCGACTGGGCGAGAAGACCGATCCCGATCTTTCCGAGGTGATGAACCTGCTCTCGGGTGACCGGTTGTTCGCCCTGGTCCGCCTGCGCCAGATTTCCCTCGGGGACGAGGTTGAACTGGAGCTGAGCTGCCCGAACAGCGCCTGCCGCATGACCAACTTCGTGACCGTCAATCTCGAGGATCTCAAGGTCACCCCCTACGGCGAAGAGCGGGAGTTCGCCTTCAAGCTGCCCGGCTCGAAGAAAACCGTCCGCTTCGGATATCTCGACGGCCATAAGGAAAAACGCCTGGCCAGCCTGCGCGAGCCCAACATCTCCTCGGCCATGCTGATCCGCATTCTCGACATCGACGGCAAGGCCCCTTCCAAGAAGAGCCTGGCGGAAATGTCGATGCGCGACCGCAACGCGCTGCGGCAGGAGATGTCGCGGGTCGACGCGGGAATCGACACCTCGGTCGAAACCGAATGCGATGGCTGCGGCACCAAGATCCGCACCCGTCTGGAGGCCGAACCGGCTTTTTTGTTCCCCGGAGTTCGCTTGTAA
- a CDS encoding DUF7768 domain-containing protein, whose translation MKRIFVCSPFAGDIARNVKVAEALCRRVMRNGHAPFAPHLLYPTFTDDSVPEQRETGIACGLAYMECCDEVWAFTGNGISSGMRRELDRAGQLGKPIIEIAEV comes from the coding sequence ATGAAACGCATCTTTGTCTGCAGCCCGTTCGCGGGTGACATAGCCCGAAACGTGAAGGTCGCCGAGGCGCTTTGCCGTCGGGTCATGAGAAACGGTCACGCGCCGTTCGCGCCGCATCTGCTGTATCCGACCTTCACCGACGACAGCGTTCCCGAGCAGCGGGAGACGGGCATCGCCTGCGGCCTGGCCTACATGGAATGTTGCGACGAGGTATGGGCGTTCACCGGCAACGGCATTTCCAGCGGCATGCGGCGGGAACTGGACCGGGCCGGACAACTGGGCAAGCCGATCATCGAGATCGCCGAGGTGTAA
- a CDS encoding CIS tube protein, translating to MAWDQQPIKGYLVDADTGERLEFQYNPNSISDEKSTDYATIKIPGMSHPRYQYVAGEPRRIAFKVELFKGPVKQKVDWLRSLQYPEHAGTMLKNAPHRVLLIFGDLYPGVTCIVRQVKARFFGLFDRDSLLPQRAEVDIVLEEYVDRSINWSEVRS from the coding sequence ATGGCCTGGGATCAACAGCCCATCAAGGGATATCTGGTGGACGCCGACACGGGGGAGCGGCTCGAATTCCAGTACAACCCCAACTCCATCAGCGACGAGAAGTCGACCGACTACGCGACGATCAAAATTCCTGGCATGAGCCATCCGCGCTACCAGTACGTCGCTGGGGAACCGCGCCGGATCGCCTTCAAGGTCGAGCTGTTCAAGGGGCCGGTCAAACAGAAGGTCGACTGGCTCCGCTCGCTGCAATATCCGGAACACGCCGGAACCATGCTCAAGAACGCACCGCACCGCGTACTGCTCATCTTCGGCGATCTCTACCCCGGCGTGACCTGCATCGTCCGGCAGGTGAAGGCGCGGTTCTTCGGCCTGTTCGACCGGGACAGCCTGCTGCCGCAACGGGCCGAGGTGGACATCGTCCTCGAGGAATATGTGGACCGTTCCATCAACTGGTCGGAGGTACGTTCATGA
- a CDS encoding LysM peptidoglycan-binding domain-containing protein, producing the protein MIGRDSRYARSILYRDSDGTSLGMRQRIDTTPRHDDRLHTVIEGDRLDLLAYRYLGDARLWWIICDYNDLFFPLALEPGLALRIPSREHVQMRLLD; encoded by the coding sequence ATGATCGGCCGTGATTCCCGCTACGCCCGCAGCATTCTCTACCGGGACAGCGACGGCACCTCCCTCGGCATGCGCCAGCGCATCGACACCACCCCCAGACACGACGACCGCCTGCACACCGTCATCGAGGGCGACCGTCTGGATCTGCTGGCGTACCGCTATCTGGGTGACGCCAGACTCTGGTGGATCATCTGTGATTACAACGACCTCTTTTTCCCGTTGGCGCTCGAGCCCGGCCTGGCCCTGCGCATTCCTTCTCGCGAACACGTCCAGATGCGCCTGCTCGACTGA
- a CDS encoding phage late control D family protein, translated as MELDTFKPTFLIQIEGQDLSKDITQEITSFVFTDNEEELDVLELSVTDRNLQFVDDPLFQEGNEIVARFGYVGNLSPRKKAVIKDIDYDFPENGDPTIRIKAYDKGFKLAGKENQKVWQKPAPGILYSEIAEQIAAANGLTPVVTATKGTHLRVTQSNISDAQFLKELAEKARDRDGDGVSGYVFYIQDDELHFHPRELDQTPLLTLEYFTDTKGLLRSFRPSTQSQGAKGAGVETKTVGVDPRKKDVVEHKANNATTPERTALGKQTYLVDGNTGEGSFKEQETGQIVPSFDRSEGFHEEPRQEPAQDSAEGKFREAELRQVEADAATIGIPQLRAKKNVEIKGVGRKFSGIYYCHSVRHSISGAGYLCELKLKKNALGKGAGDKSAESQGKTNDKEAPPTPQNEPPAMVTIDADSGAVTQGGGNG; from the coding sequence ATGGAACTGGATACCTTCAAGCCGACATTTCTGATTCAGATCGAGGGGCAGGACCTCTCGAAGGACATCACCCAGGAGATCACTTCGTTCGTCTTCACCGACAACGAGGAGGAGCTGGATGTTCTCGAGCTGTCGGTGACCGACCGCAACCTGCAGTTCGTCGACGATCCGCTGTTCCAGGAAGGCAACGAGATCGTGGCCCGCTTCGGCTACGTGGGGAACCTCTCTCCGCGCAAGAAGGCGGTCATCAAGGACATCGATTACGACTTCCCGGAAAACGGCGATCCGACCATCCGCATCAAGGCCTACGACAAGGGCTTCAAACTGGCGGGCAAGGAGAACCAGAAAGTCTGGCAGAAACCCGCTCCCGGCATCCTCTATTCGGAAATCGCCGAACAGATCGCCGCCGCCAACGGCCTCACCCCGGTGGTCACGGCCACCAAGGGAACACATCTTCGCGTCACCCAGAGCAACATCTCGGATGCCCAGTTCCTCAAGGAGCTGGCGGAAAAGGCCCGCGACCGCGATGGCGACGGCGTGAGCGGCTATGTCTTCTATATCCAGGATGACGAACTCCATTTCCATCCTCGCGAGCTCGACCAAACGCCGCTGCTGACCCTCGAATATTTCACCGACACCAAGGGCCTGCTGCGCTCGTTCCGTCCCAGCACCCAATCCCAGGGAGCCAAGGGCGCGGGTGTCGAGACCAAGACGGTCGGCGTCGACCCGCGCAAGAAGGACGTGGTCGAGCACAAGGCCAACAACGCCACCACCCCCGAGCGGACGGCCCTGGGCAAACAGACCTATCTGGTCGACGGCAACACCGGCGAAGGCAGCTTCAAGGAACAGGAGACGGGACAGATCGTGCCCAGCTTCGACCGTTCCGAAGGCTTTCACGAAGAGCCGCGCCAGGAGCCAGCCCAGGACAGCGCCGAAGGCAAATTCCGCGAGGCCGAGCTGCGCCAGGTCGAGGCGGACGCGGCCACCATCGGCATTCCCCAGCTACGTGCCAAGAAGAACGTCGAGATCAAGGGCGTGGGCCGGAAGTTTTCCGGCATCTACTACTGCCACTCGGTGCGCCACAGCATCAGCGGCGCTGGCTATCTCTGCGAACTCAAACTCAAGAAGAACGCCCTCGGCAAGGGCGCGGGCGACAAGTCCGCCGAGTCCCAGGGCAAAACCAACGACAAGGAGGCCCCGCCCACGCCGCAAAACGAGCCGCCAGCCATGGTGACCATCGACGCGGATTCCGGCGCGGTCACACAAGGAGGCGGCAATGGGTGA